A section of the Triticum dicoccoides isolate Atlit2015 ecotype Zavitan chromosome 7A, WEW_v2.0, whole genome shotgun sequence genome encodes:
- the LOC119330299 gene encoding probable glucan 1,3-beta-glucosidase A isoform X2, with amino-acid sequence MGLPHAGVLIFGLLSVFQLSHSSSDKDDFTKVRAVNLGGWLVVEGWIKPSLFDGIPNGDMLDGVQVQLKSVALQKYVSAVGGGGGNVAVDQDAASTWETFKLWRVSDSEFQFRCLNGQFLTASNQDVISATTDSPGDSETFYIERNNSMLHIKLSNGSYLQVTNNNQLTSNYHSQPGWGDDMATFQMTIAANNLHGDYQLANGYGPVQAKAVLTEHRKSFVTGNDFFLLSQNSINAVRIPVGWWIAYDPDPPAPFIGGSLEYLDRAFYWAQVYGLKCIIDLHAAPGSQNGMEHSASRDGSVDWPSEVNIQKTLDVIKFLAQRYADDPSLLGIELLNEPSAGAVPLDTLVSYYKKGYKIVRSYSETAYVIFCQRIGNADPMELYEADLGPTNTVVDLHYYNLFDPYYEKLNATENIQFVYEKRLPQVRALNGANGPLVFVGEWVNEWNVANASQIQYRSFGKAQLEVFGEASFGWSYWTVRCNSVHWDYEWNVRNRYLIIGGSPLQRASYTMLVAGCLMYLLLLTLIQ; translated from the exons ATGGGGCTCCCCCACGCCGGCGTCCTGATCTTTGGTCTTCTGTCCGTGTTCCAACTGTCGCATTCGTCATCAG ACAAGGACGACTTCACCAAGGTCAGGGCGGTGAACCTGGGAGGCTGGCTGGTGGTGGAGGGGTGGATCAAGCCTTCCTTGTTTGATGGCATCCCAAATGGGGACATGCTG GATGGCGTGCAGGTGCAGCTCAAGTCTGTTGCTCTCCAGAAGTACGTGAGTGCAGTTGGTGGTGGCGGTGGAAATGTGGCCGTGGACCAGGATGCTGCTTCGACATGGGAGACTTTCAAG CTGTGGAGAGTTTCTGATAGTGAATTTCAGTTCCGATGCCTCAATGGTCAGTTCTTGACAGCAAGTAATCAGGATGTGATCTCAGCAACTACAGATTCACCAGGAGACTCCGAAACATTTTATATCGAACGGAATAATTCAATGCTTCATATCAAGCTTTCAAATGGGAGCTATTTGCAG GTCACAAATAACAATCAGCTTACTTCAAATTATCATTCCCAGCCTGGATGGGGTGATGATATGGCAACATTCCAGATGACAATAGCTGCCAACAACTTGCATGGAGATTACCAGCTTGCTAATGGGTATGGACCTGTGCAGGCAAAAGCGGTCTTGACT GAACACCGAAAGAGCTTTGTTACTGGAAATGATTTCTTTCTCCTCTCGCAAAACAGTATAAATGCAGTCAGGATTCCAGTTGGATGGTGGATTGCGTATGATCCTGATCCACCCGCTCCATTTATTGGTGGCTCCCTTGAGTACCTTGATAGAGCATTCTACTGGGCACA GGTTTATGGCTTGAAGTGCATCATCGATCTTCATGCGGCTCCTGGATCTCAAAACGGAATGGAGCACAGTGCTAGCAGGGATGGTTCAGTAGATTGGCCTTCAGAGGTTAACATACAGAAGACTCTGGATGTCATTAAATTTTTAGCTCAAAG GTATGCAGACGATCCCTCGCTTCTTGGTATTGAGCTTCTGAATGAGCCTTCTGCAGGAGCAGTCCCACTGGATACTCTTGTGTCGTATTACAAAAAAGGCTACAAAATTGTACGAAGTTATTCGGAGACAGCTTATGTTATATTCTGCCAGAGGATAGGGAATGCAGACCCAATGGAGCTTTATGAGGCTGACCTGGGACCAACTAACACTGTTGTTGATTTGCATTACTACAATTTGTTTGATCCTTATTATGAGAAGCTTAACGCAACAGAGAACATACAGTTTGTTTATGAAAAAAGACTGCCTCAAGTGCGGGCCTTGAACGGCGCAAATGGACCTCTTGTTTTTGTCG GAGAGTGGGTGAATGAATGGAATGTGGCAAACGCTTCACAAATTCAATACCGATCTTTTGGAAAAGCTCAATTGGAGGTCTTTGGAGAAGCCTCCTTTGGCTGGTCTTATTGGACAGTCAGGTGCAACAGTGTGCACTGGGATTATGAATGGAACGTAAGGAATCGGTATCTTATTATTG
- the LOC119330299 gene encoding probable glucan 1,3-beta-glucosidase A isoform X1, whose protein sequence is MGLPHAGVLIFGLLSVFQLSHSSSDKDDFTKVRAVNLGGWLVVEGWIKPSLFDGIPNGDMLDGVQVQLKSVALQKYVSAVGGGGGNVAVDQDAASTWETFKLWRVSDSEFQFRCLNGQFLTASNQDVISATTDSPGDSETFYIERNNSMLHIKLSNGSYLQVTNNNQLTSNYHSQPGWGDDMATFQMTIAANNLHGDYQLANGYGPVQAKAVLTEHRKSFVTGNDFFLLSQNSINAVRIPVGWWIAYDPDPPAPFIGGSLEYLDRAFYWAQVYGLKCIIDLHAAPGSQNGMEHSASRDGSVDWPSEVNIQKTLDVIKFLAQRYADDPSLLGIELLNEPSAGAVPLDTLVSYYKKGYKIVRSYSETAYVIFCQRIGNADPMELYEADLGPTNTVVDLHYYNLFDPYYEKLNATENIQFVYEKRLPQVRALNGANGPLVFVGEWVNEWNVANASQIQYRSFGKAQLEVFGEASFGWSYWTVRCNSVHWDYEWNVRNRYLIIGKQFVLQLPSTSSHLNTIHTGPGMTRRRGV, encoded by the exons ATGGGGCTCCCCCACGCCGGCGTCCTGATCTTTGGTCTTCTGTCCGTGTTCCAACTGTCGCATTCGTCATCAG ACAAGGACGACTTCACCAAGGTCAGGGCGGTGAACCTGGGAGGCTGGCTGGTGGTGGAGGGGTGGATCAAGCCTTCCTTGTTTGATGGCATCCCAAATGGGGACATGCTG GATGGCGTGCAGGTGCAGCTCAAGTCTGTTGCTCTCCAGAAGTACGTGAGTGCAGTTGGTGGTGGCGGTGGAAATGTGGCCGTGGACCAGGATGCTGCTTCGACATGGGAGACTTTCAAG CTGTGGAGAGTTTCTGATAGTGAATTTCAGTTCCGATGCCTCAATGGTCAGTTCTTGACAGCAAGTAATCAGGATGTGATCTCAGCAACTACAGATTCACCAGGAGACTCCGAAACATTTTATATCGAACGGAATAATTCAATGCTTCATATCAAGCTTTCAAATGGGAGCTATTTGCAG GTCACAAATAACAATCAGCTTACTTCAAATTATCATTCCCAGCCTGGATGGGGTGATGATATGGCAACATTCCAGATGACAATAGCTGCCAACAACTTGCATGGAGATTACCAGCTTGCTAATGGGTATGGACCTGTGCAGGCAAAAGCGGTCTTGACT GAACACCGAAAGAGCTTTGTTACTGGAAATGATTTCTTTCTCCTCTCGCAAAACAGTATAAATGCAGTCAGGATTCCAGTTGGATGGTGGATTGCGTATGATCCTGATCCACCCGCTCCATTTATTGGTGGCTCCCTTGAGTACCTTGATAGAGCATTCTACTGGGCACA GGTTTATGGCTTGAAGTGCATCATCGATCTTCATGCGGCTCCTGGATCTCAAAACGGAATGGAGCACAGTGCTAGCAGGGATGGTTCAGTAGATTGGCCTTCAGAGGTTAACATACAGAAGACTCTGGATGTCATTAAATTTTTAGCTCAAAG GTATGCAGACGATCCCTCGCTTCTTGGTATTGAGCTTCTGAATGAGCCTTCTGCAGGAGCAGTCCCACTGGATACTCTTGTGTCGTATTACAAAAAAGGCTACAAAATTGTACGAAGTTATTCGGAGACAGCTTATGTTATATTCTGCCAGAGGATAGGGAATGCAGACCCAATGGAGCTTTATGAGGCTGACCTGGGACCAACTAACACTGTTGTTGATTTGCATTACTACAATTTGTTTGATCCTTATTATGAGAAGCTTAACGCAACAGAGAACATACAGTTTGTTTATGAAAAAAGACTGCCTCAAGTGCGGGCCTTGAACGGCGCAAATGGACCTCTTGTTTTTGTCG GAGAGTGGGTGAATGAATGGAATGTGGCAAACGCTTCACAAATTCAATACCGATCTTTTGGAAAAGCTCAATTGGAGGTCTTTGGAGAAGCCTCCTTTGGCTGGTCTTATTGGACAGTCAGGTGCAACAGTGTGCACTGGGATTATGAATGGAACGTAAGGAATCGGTATCTTATTATTGGTAAGCAGTTTGTTCTTCAGCTGCCTTCAACCTCCAGTCACTTAAACACAATCCACACTGGGCCTGGAATGACCCGGCGGAGGGGAGTTTGA